The segment TGAAAGCATTTTTACATGAACATCTGTTGTTGATCTCTTTATAGTTCTCACTCCCAATTCTATCAACAGCTCTGATCGCCCATCCGCCAATAGCCTTCTCCATTCCAACCATCTATTCCCCACATATATATCTACCTCACTGGTTCTGGTACCTCCGGTTGCTCCACCTATGGCTTCGGAATTCCTCCAGACCAGTAATTTGGGATTCAAATTTATAGTTGTTCCATCAGCAGTTTCTTCTGTTCGTTGAAACAATACAGTTTCTAGTTCAAAGCATTCCTCCAAATTCCATCTCATTCCTGCCTTTTCAATTACCATGTGAACCGCGTCCTGAGAAAAACTGTGACCCTGCAAAACAGAACACAAATCTCATTATCCTCAAACAATataaccattctcctacatctaaaatagtacattttaaatttaatttgtcAGTTGTTGCACAAGACGTGATTTCCTCAATTGCCTTGCATGGTGCTAATAGTCAAGACAAATATAGTATATGATAAGCTGGAGGTGACAGTCGATTTCCTCCACCAAGTCCACTGGTGAACTAACAAATGCAATGAAGTGGAATATGTATCAAGAGATCCACAGAGAAAAGGAAAAACTAGTTTGGTCTTGTTTGAGAATCAATTCTAATTTAAGTTTAGTTTCTGATGCAATACCCATGTCTGTGATGCAAGTGACATAGAATAGGTCCAAATCTTCCTGTTTATGAAGGAACCAGCCAGGTCATAAGCAGCGAGAAGGCGCATGCCAAAATCTATGGGCAGATGTTTCCATGCAATCCAACTCCATTGCATCCATGCCAAGTCCAGAAAGAGTTTATTATATAAATTTTTCTCCTCCTCTAAGACTTGCTTCTCTTTACCTTCCCTTCTGCATAGCAAATGAACTCCACCCTTTTTGCCCCATAATCGTGGATGTGGATGTGATGGGTGTGCCCAAATACAAATCCTGTCTCCATCTTGCAAGCTTCTAACGAAATCATGCTTTTCACTGCAAATGAAAAGATGAAGTTCATCTCTACCATTTTCGCTACTATCTTCACCTCTGTTCCTCACAATTTGAATTCTTAAGACTTCGAATCCACCTCTGATAACAGTGGCATCAATACCACTGTGCTTCTCATATGAAATAAAGCAGAAAATAACTCCTACGCATCTCATGTTCTGGTCCATTGAAATATGAATAtccatcaaaggtaaatttgaactaGTGTACTTGTCCATTTTATTTTGGATTTGATGATCAAGCCACTCTGGAATTTCATTTCCATAGAAAATTAATTCCCTTCCCTGTCATACAAAAGCAGGTTCATCACAAGCATGAGACATGAATACTCTTTGATATGGATAATTTTCTGCTAGAACATGGTTTTCCATCAATAAAAATGACTATCAAGAAATGCAATAAAGATGGTAACTGTTGAATGACTAAGGACAGAAGTGATTTTAAAAGTTACGACACACCAGGTTACAGATTCAATTGTTGTTCTTAAAATTCAGCAAAATATCTTACAACATAAATTTACCAATAATTTCTTCATGGAAAACAAGAATGACGAATAAACGGTACGCTAATCGGAATAGTTATATGATAATTGCTTTTTCAGTCAACAAAATTCTATGTTTCTCATTATAGGTTCAATACTGACATCTGTTGCAACATTGCTGCCATCAATCTTTAGAAAAACAGAAACTAATGTGTATTATCACAATCATAGTTCACTTCAACACCCTGATGATTTATTAGAAATTTCAAATGTGGACAATGCTTCAGAAATTGTTGAGGTTTCCAATCATCATTTATACCATGCTGTAAGCCTAATCAAGTTCTAGTGTCCTGGATGGCAATACTGCTGCCTATTAGATTTCAGTAGCTTCAGCAATTATTGAATTTTCAAGACAAGTATCAGAAACACAGTCAGATGTTAATTATCCTTCAGCCATCTCAAAGGTTTATGATAGAATGGAATCCATTACTGAAGCAAAATATATCTAAGAAAACAGAGAACGCAGACAGGGTCTACCTTAGCCCAATTCTGAAGTTTAGAGACTATGATACCAGTTCCACCAAGGTGTAGTCTTCCCAATGACTTCAATGAATCCAAACCTGTGATATCTGTGCTCTTAAGGCTCTTACATCCCGTTATATTGAGGTCTACCAAAGCCTGCAAAGATCCCAGTCCAGGTACACATTCCAATTCCTCACAGTTGTGCAGCAATAGAGTCTCCAAACATTTCATGTCCGAAATGTCTGAGACTCTACTCAACCTTTTACAATTACTTACATCAACATGCACCAGACTTCCTGGAAGGCGTGGCAATTCTAGAAGCTCTTCACAACCACGAAGAATCAGTTTAGTCAATTTATGTAGGTATTTAATTTTCACGGGTAACATGCAAAAGTTGTTGTATTCTAGATGGACAGCCTCCAGAGACATCAGCGATGCAAACTGTACAGGTAGCATCTTCAGTCCACAAGAACTTGCTTCTAGAACTTGCAGTGCTCTTAGACCAGATAAGTTTCCAGGAAGCCTCATGAGATTATAAATTCCATTTAATTTTAAGATCCTAAGGTTCTCAAAGTTTCCAAAACTTTCAGGAAGTTGCAGTAAATTGCAGCAAAAAGAGAGATTGAGTTCTTCAAGATGGCGAAGTTTCCCAATTTCTTCAGGTAAGCAAACAAAACCAGATGAGTCCATGTCTAAAATACGCAAGCGATGGAGGGTCCCAAGGGAGCTTGGCAATCTCTTCAAAGCAGTGGAGTTGCTTATAGACAATTTTTCCAAGAGGAACATGCCTGCAAAGAAATCTGGCATCTCAGATATTGAAGTAGATATCAATAAAAGCTCTCTCATTGAGGTAAGATTTCCCAAATTGTCTGGCAGCATAGTAAGACTAGTACAATGAGAAAGGTTTAGCTTTTTTAGCGAAACAAGTCCTGAAAAGCTATGTGGAAGTTCCTTGAGATTTTGACAATTTGACAAATCCATAAACTCTAGCTTTTCTAGACTGCCAATTGACTCGGGTAATGTTGTTATCCTCATACAACCATGCAATTCCAATTTTACCAAAAACCGTAGCTTCAAAAAATCTGGAAGTTTCTCAAGCTGGGAGCACTCACTGAGATTCAAAACTTTAAGATTCTTGGGTGCCTGCAAATCAAAGTGTGTATTAGGACATAATTGTTAGCAAGAAAACCATCAACCAAGACATAGAAGATAACCAGGATGAAATTACCTTTTGATGAAATTGGTCATCCCAAACTTGCTTGATGCTGCTTTGGGGCAATTCTAGAACTGCCATTTTCTTCATTTTCAGTTCTACAGGTAAACAGTCCAGAGAACAACACTTCCACCTTAGCCATATCAATTGTGAGGTTAGCTTTCTGAAATCTCCTCCTATAATTGTGTTACTAACTGAAAGCAGACGTAGGTTCTGCATTGGCTCAAAATCTTCTGCACTCCAAACTTTCCACTTATGAGAATCATAGATGATACCTTGAACACTTCTTGATACCTGTTGCATAGACGGGCCTTGTCAGTTGCATTGCATGGAAAGCTGGCAAAAAGAGGCACAGACCAAAGTTTTCTTTCTAAGAACTCATTGGTTTACCAATTGTTATAAGAACAATGTTGACTTTTCCCTTTTTGTTTGCAATTCACATCTGAGGCTTTCCTCccaaccagtttttaatttataTTCTTTTTAGTTTGGGTTGGACTCTGGCCATGACTGACCATGTATTCCTAGAACATAACAAGAATATTTTTCAATCATATCAAGATATAGAACTAGTAAAGTTAGTTTCCCAGCCGCTACTAGAAGATTTACCCATGTAAACAAAAGATCGTAGGCCATTCACATTAGGAAGAACTTTAGCTAGTTTTTTGAAAATGACTTTTTCTGACTGGGTAAATCTTCCACTACAAGGAAAATAATTTCTGCAGAGGAAAATCATATTGATATAAAACTAGATGAGGACTATGCAGTTTTTCAGATCTTATATCCATATATTTCCAATGTCAGGATTATATTTACAGCATTAGAATAACATCCATCGGAGCAGTACAAGTTTCTGATTATTAGCAAACGACATGGTAATAGGTTAATATATGACTATACCAGAAATGAGAAAACACAGTAACAATTTATGATTAGTTTTATGACATCATCATGTAAAGATTTTGAGAGAGAAAATTACCAAATGATCTTTTAAAGCTTTTCTAACTTCCTTCTCATCCCACAATCTGCTGCGTCTGCCAGGATCAGCATGATTCTGCTTTCTCACAATTGCCCGTCCCATATCCCGAAGAATGTCATGCATTTGCAACCGATCATCAAAAGTGAACTTTACAAGAGATTTGGCATGAAGATTGTGTATAGCCAAGTTCGCAGACCATCCAGAACTTTCCCAAATGCTCAAGACTTTGGATTTCTCACTTCCAATGAAGAAACATGCAATATCAAGAAAGATTTGTTTTTCTGTTTCATTCAGATTATCATAGCTAATTATTAGCCTTTCCTCCATTTTAGTAATTTCACCATTTTCTAACTGTTTTAAGACTTCAATCCAGATTTTGGAGTCTTTTTTGTCATACAAAAGCCTAGCTATAACCTCGATAGTTAGAGGAAGCCCTTGGCAGGCCTTCACAACCTTCTCAGTTAGGTCTGGATAGTTTTTACTGGGAAACTCTTGAGAGAAAGCATGCCGACAAAACAACTTCAGAGCTTGATCATAGTTGAGCTCATCTACATGATAGGGTATATGATTATGCTTCCTGCCCAGCACATTTGTGTCTCTAGATGTTACAATGACTCTTCCCTGAAGATGAAACCATTGTTCTAACAGTTCATCTAAAACATCTCGATCATCAACATCATCGAGAACCAGAAGTGCATTAGTAATACTTAGAGAATCTTTTCCCATCCAGCTGTCTCCTTCAGCAGGATTATTGTTTTTATATACCATATTGTTTACTATTTTCCTTCGCAGTTCAGTGTGTTCAGTGTTTCTAACATCTGATAAAAAGTAACTGACACTGAAATTGAAACATATGCTGTTGAACACTGCTGTTGCAAGAGTTGTTTTACCTGTGCCGCCCATTCCATAAATACCCACTATTATCAGTTTTTCATCGGATTCCATTTGTAATAAGGTAATCACCTTTGCCACACGTTCCTCAAGTCCAACAGAGAATTTAGGAAGTTGTCTTGTTGTTTGCAGCTTTCTAAGAATCTGTGATGTCACAATATCGACAAGTTTCCCTTCATATCTGCATAGATAAAATATTAATAAGCTGATGTGTACCTGCAAAGTATCATTTTAACAGACCTAAAGAAAGCCAAATCTGGACATGAAATGTAATGTCCCCTGAGGATGAATTATATGAGGTAATGCTTTCCTAAAAGTTAAAACATAACTAATAACAAAAAATCGATTTAGAAATATAAAGAAACATTGCAGTTGCCTACTTGTCCTAGCTAACAGATTGAAATAGTCAGCCTCTTTTAACCAAATGATCCACTCTATGACTTTTTAATAGGGTAGTAAGGAATCTATTGGATCCCTAATCTTGTTCAAagaatacaaatacaaatacatttcagaggcagtcTACAAAGTTGGTAAGCATCTTGTTCATGTTCATTGGTGATTATATATATGATCTTTGGATATTGCAAATTGATTTTGCTTCCAATTATTTCATGCTGTTGCTTCTAACAATTTCCCATTTCCCAAATGGGAGATTTTATCCAACTAGGGATCTTTAGCATAAAAAGATCCTTTTATCATCCAAGCACATATTCAACCCTCCACAGGTCAACATCCACTTTGATAGCATAAGAAATTGTCCGAGCCTTACCAATCACGATCATGTTTTTCTTTGTGCTCTCTTGTTCTAGTCCGGCTCTTGCAGCTCTGTTCTTCTTGATCATTTGATTGTTCAAAATCAAGTTCTTCAAGATATCACTTTTACTGATTTAACTCTTAACTCAGACCAAATCAGGCTGTTAGATTCAATCCTTGAACCGATGTCTAACCACTTGGAGGTCACCTACTTGAATTGGTATTTAACTCTTTGTAGTTGTTTGGTCCAATACAAGGAATACTTGGTACTTCAAATTTATCTAACCAAGAATTTTCTTTTAGGTACTTTCTTCCATAAATATATGATTGAAGGCCAAGATACACACTGTGAATAGGATGCGATATATTTTAACATAATTTTAGGCCAAAGTGGTCATTAGCACCTATCAGAGTTTCTAACCAATTTAGAACTTGGTTTCTATTGGTATCCAGATTGAAAGTATATTCTGCATACCAAATTTGAATTCCTTCGATTTAAGAGGTCATACAATAGGTTAGGGTTGCAAATATGCCTGTAATTGTGTCTAATATCATTGCATATCAGGCaagttataaaatatatatttcattttctaCTTTTCCGAGTTACACATCTCAAACTTTTTGCCATTCCTAAGGGTCTTTGGATGGGTTCATCTACTGGTTTTACTGGGTAGACCGATTGAGTTGGTTGTATGCAGATAAGGGGAATTTTCTATTCAGGATTGATGATTTTTATAATAACGGAGTTTCTTCTTGTATTGAATTCTGCTCTCATTCTAAAGGTTGTGAATAATATTGATTCGGAGGTTTCATTTCACATTATTGAAGACAATTATTTTCTTCCATATCATTCTCCAAGTGGCAATAACTAGCTTTCAGTGCCCATCTCGCAATTTTCTTTTCCTATGATTATTCAAGTCCAAAATTTCAATATGGTCACAAAGAAATAATACAGTTGAAAATACTAACCATTACTATCAAAATAACAATACCTACCCATGAAAATCGTCAGGGAGAGACCATCCCGAGAAACTACAGGCTTCATATAAAGCTCTGCACCACTTCTGCACGGTATCTTCACTGTATCTGAGTGAATCCTTATGTTGTTGAAAAGCTTGAGCAAAAGGGCCCGTCTGATGGCGAACTTGTTGTGGCTCAACATCATAGAATATGGGTATCATAATATTCTTGGATTCCACCATCATTACCACTTCATTGAGGCACCATACAGAGTAAGCATAGTTTTTTGAGAAAATGGGGATCACAATACGTGAATTCTGTATAGCTTGTTCTAAGCTCAAATTGATATGGTTTCCTCTTTCAAGCGTCTCCTTGTCCAGAAATACATTGACTTGTGCCGCAGTTAATCTATAGTAGAGATGATCTACTAAAGTTTTTCTTGTGTCTGGCCCTCTGAAGCTCAGGAACACATCGAATTTTCTGTTGGCCATGATTAGGCTTCTTAATGCTGAACTAAAGCAGGCCGGTCTACACTCTGTAATATTTATAGTTCCTGCTGGAATACAGGCATTGcattcaatttgtctataaattttctttctcttcattattaaTTCATATTGAAAAAAATCAGTACATctttctttaaattatatattttaatactTTTAATTTATTGGACCAAATGTCAATGGAATACATGTCCACTATTATATATCATAGATATTGAATTTATTATATACTCTATTGAAAGCGGGTGAACTGTCTTTTTTTTAGCCCCAGTTTTTCTCCTCGCAGGTCGCGTATTTGAATAGGCTTACGCCGGTTTCAGACCTGGTGCAGCATATTGAAAAACAATTATGTTGAACTGTGTCTTTCAGACCATGTGAGTAGGTCTTATACCCTCTTAATCTTCTTCCCCATTACCAAGCCGCTTCTTTAATTCTAGAATAAAACTCGTTTTGTTGGGTGTTCATAATCTGTCACATCCCTTAAAGCAACCTGTAAAAATCGCTGAGGGATTGTTGGCAATGCCTTAAAGAGGCATGGTGCCCATATGCAGGAAGGCAAAGCAAGCCTCAGAGACCTACTTAATTTTGACTTCTCAGATACCTAATTAATTTTGATTGATGTATGTTTGACGGATCATGTTGAAATTGAAATGAATGAATGGATGCTTTTAAACCGTCTATGGAACCCACAGATAAACCAGCCTATGAATGAATGTTGAGTAAAGGCAGGGttgtccatcaaagcataaaattaTAGAAGCTTGTCAGGGAAAAGGATGCTGCCAGTATGGGCACCACGTGAAGGTAAGGGACTTCACAACTTGTGTCTAGCATTCCTGACAAGGATGCTGCCAGTATGGGCACCACGTGAAGGTAAGGGACTTCACAACTTGTGTCTAGCATTCCTCCAGCTTATGCAAGGTTAGGGACTTCATAACTTGTGTCTAGCATTTCTCCAGCTTATGCCATAGTGAGATCTTTCGAATAGGATTCTCTTTCTTTTGCCATCCAACAGAGAATAGAGAACAAAGTTAACAAGTGCAAGAAAAATCTTGTCAAGTCTAGAGTTTAGAAGGATAGACAAAGCATGcaaattgtttgacagaatgcctaaaAGAAAGGGGGTTTCATGGGATGCGATGATGGTTTGGAGTTGTTGAAAAGGCTTTGAAAATTTTCCAGAAAATGTAATTGGTAGGTGAAAAGCCAGGCTCCGCAGTAGCTGCCAGCATACTCCCAAAT is part of the Cryptomeria japonica chromosome 10, Sugi_1.0, whole genome shotgun sequence genome and harbors:
- the LOC131050473 gene encoding disease resistance protein RPV1, with the protein product MKRKKIYRQIECNACIPAGTINITECRPACFSSALRSLIMANRKFDVFLSFRGPDTRKTLVDHLYYRLTAAQVNVFLDKETLERGNHINLSLEQAIQNSRIVIPIFSKNYAYSVWCLNEVVMMVESKNIMIPIFYDVEPQQVRHQTGPFAQAFQQHKDSLRYSEDTVQKWCRALYEACSFSGWSLPDDFHGYEGKLVDIVTSQILRKLQTTRQLPKFSVGLEERVAKVITLLQMESDEKLIIVGIYGMGGTGKTTLATAVFNSICFNFSVSYFLSDVRNTEHTELRRKIVNNMVYKNNNPAEGDSWMGKDSLSITNALLVLDDVDDRDVLDELLEQWFHLQGRVIVTSRDTNVLGRKHNHIPYHVDELNYDQALKLFCRHAFSQEFPSKNYPDLTEKVVKACQGLPLTIEVIARLLYDKKDSKIWIEVLKQLENGEITKMEERLIISYDNLNETEKQIFLDIACFFIGSEKSKVLSIWESSGWSANLAIHNLHAKSLVKFTFDDRLQMHDILRDMGRAIVRKQNHADPGRRSRLWDEKEVRKALKDHLVSRSVQGIIYDSHKWKVWSAEDFEPMQNLRLLSVSNTIIGGDFRKLTSQLIWLRWKCCSLDCLPVELKMKKMAVLELPQSSIKQVWDDQFHQKAPKNLKVLNLSECSQLEKLPDFLKLRFLVKLELHGCMRITTLPESIGSLEKLEFMDLSNCQNLKELPHSFSGLVSLKKLNLSHCTSLTMLPDNLGNLTSMRELLLISTSISEMPDFFAGMFLLEKLSISNSTALKRLPSSLGTLHRLRILDMDSSGFVCLPEEIGKLRHLEELNLSFCCNLLQLPESFGNFENLRILKLNGIYNLMRLPGNLSGLRALQVLEASSCGLKMLPVQFASLMSLEAVHLEYNNFCMLPVKIKYLHKLTKLILRGCEELLELPRLPGSLVHVDVSNCKRLSRVSDISDMKCLETLLLHNCEELECVPGLGSLQALVDLNITGCKSLKSTDITGLDSLKSLGRLHLGGTGIIVSKLQNWAKGRELIFYGNEIPEWLDHQIQNKMDKYTSSNLPLMDIHISMDQNMRCVGVIFCFISYEKHSGIDATVIRGGFEVLRIQIVRNRGEDSSENGRDELHLFICSEKHDFVRSLQDGDRICIWAHPSHPHPRLWGKKGGVHLLCRREGKEKQVLEEEKNLYNKLFLDLAWMQWSWIAWKHLPIDFGMRLLAAYDLAGSFINRKIWTYSMSLASQTWGHSFSQDAVHMVIEKAGMRWNLEECFELETVLFQRTEETADGTTINLNPKLLVWRNSEAIGGATGGTRTSEVDIYVGNRWLEWRRLLADGRSELLIELGVRTIKRSTTDVHVKMLSIYSIWEHKSRSPFSRTFKQSNIVLTEEDRLKDKHRYLC